The Prionailurus bengalensis isolate Pbe53 chromosome B1, Fcat_Pben_1.1_paternal_pri, whole genome shotgun sequence genomic interval cattcaaTCAAAGAGTCCCTTACATCTTTCTGGGCCTATTCATTTACAGATAGGAGTAGAAATTGTAACTGGGCTCCTCATATCATGCATTCACATGTGATGCCCATCTTCACATGCTTTCCAATTTCTTTAGGCTAAAAGATGTGACTTGCAGCAGGGCCACATAGCTGAGGAAGTTCCACATGGAGGAGATCACATCCTCGAGCATCTTCCCTTTTACCTCCTCAGAGTCCAGCTTTGGCACAAGCCCCTCAATCAGGAACATCTCGGCTTTGCTTCCCCAGCTTTCAGCTGCCATACTCTATTCTTTTCAGAGGCTTATGCTTTATGCTATgtattttttcacaatttttaaaatgcaaaaaaaaaggaggggggcatGAACAAAGCTTCTGCTTGTTGGATACCAAAGACATTCTTTTTGGAACATGAAGCCTGATCAACCTCTTCATctcagcctgcccctcccacaacATATCACACTCAATCCCACACGGTCACAGTTCAGCAGGTGGACAGAATGCAACCACATAGGTCAAGTTCCTGCATCCTTTGACTTGAGCAAGACACTCACACTCAGTGGCATGGATCCTTAAAAAGGTGTTTCTAATGCCTTGGTTCTGGCATATGAGGGTAAAGACTCCTGATTTCTACCTGAGACTAGGCCTGAGAGGACACAAATTTGATTTCATATCAcccaacaaattatttttagaagCCTATCTCTATCACCTCAGCCCAAATATTGGTTTTCATGTTCCACAGTGGTTGCATTGATAGGTTGCCAGCAGGCCTGAGTGGGTCAGAGGCAGTACTGCTTAGTTGGGAGGGAGTTTTCTGTCaatctggatttaaaaaacaacaaccacaaagcAGGTATCAATTATATTGTAAAGTAAATCTCCTTAGGGAACAGGATAGAAGCTTTGGATCTGCTGGGTCTTTGTTTAAATAATGGTTCACTTCACTGACCCCAGTTGAAACAGGTCTAGCTAGCACTATGAAAGagttttcaataaattataaaatccaaGAGCAGCCcatacccaccccacccccagtcaaGTTTAAGGTCCTATAAAGAGAAACACTGGCTTAGAAAACTCTATACCCTGCCCCACAGGAAGTCTAAACCCAAAGATCATTATCAGCTGTGGCATCATCAGTGGATATAAATACTAGGCCTTCTGGCAATCAATCAAAGTAGGACATCCAAATCATTCGCTCCTTTGTCTGGACACAGACAGAGGGTGGCCCCTTTGAAAGCACTAAGCATCGGTGTCAATTATATGGGTGTCCAAAAAGACAGGGTTTAGCAGACACACAGTTTGGTTTCTAAGTCACAGTTTTTAGGAGATGGGTTAAGCTTACTTGTGTAAATCTCACAAAGTTGATGAAAACGTGCTAACAATCTAATAACTCTTACATCAGGATGGTGGGGTATGggtagttttgttcttttaatcaaTTTCCACAGGTCTGTTTTTCATTGCAatgtaaacacttttttttttttcaacgtttatttatttttgggacagagagagacagagcatgaacgggggaggggcagagagagagggagacacagaatgggaaacaggctccaggctctgagccatcagcccagagcctgactcggggctcgaactcccggaccgcgagatcgtgacctggctgaagtcggacgcttaaccgactgcgccacccaggcgcccctgtaaacacttcatttttaaggaagatattttaaagcataaaaaaaaaaaaaaaacctatagctTTCAAAGATTTGAAAAGGACAGATTACGATACCTCAAACACTTCGAGCATTCCTTAATAATTGCTTACAGAGTCTCAGTGTGTATAATTTATACCACtgacagaattttaatttttaaagacctcCCCCTAGATGACAGTCCCTTTATCATTTAGATAGCCATCCCGCAGACCTTTTTCAGCTCCATTAAGCTTTTGCCAGGTACAAAAGAGCCAGAATCCTTCATGCAAGGACCACAGCATCAAGTCTTAGAAATGGCAATTTTGTAACACGGGAAAATAACGTTTCACTGTCAGTCCTCACCCTCCTCCTGCTGAAAACAGACCATATCTTCAGGAACCGTCTCTAATGATTCCCAGACAAGATCTTTACCTGCATCATAAGTGTTGACTCAGCAACAGGCACATAATTTCCTTTCTCCCTAAATGGCTTACATACTCCATACTCACTGAAGTTCATCACTTCACTACGCATAGACACTaaatctctcagaaaataaaagctcCAGGTAAAAAGAGAAGGTCTCTCTTGTCCACTGATATAACCCTGGCTcccagaacagtacctggcacataggaggtactcggtaaatacttttaaatgagtgaatgaacttggtttttccatttcttttggcTCCACagataaaagaataattaaataggTTTCTTGAAGGATATCATGCGAAATCTCCATCGCTGCAAAAGTTTAAATACACACCATCTGTTAGGGATaaagtaagaaatatttttgcattGGGAAGAAGGCTGAACTGAATAATCTCTTAAAGTTCCTTTCAACTCCTAGGCTATATAACTTGAACACCACACCTTAAGAGAGAGTGGATCAGCTACATAAAGCCTGATTCCCAGGTAGAGTAAATTACCATGTTctgtttaaaagaaagataatagcTGTCCTGGGACttggatgcaaaaatactaactcaCCCAAAATGTGGACACATCCCTAAGGGAGAAATGCTCTCATTAATCATTAGTTATATTCTGAAACAGATGTGCTTTAGGGTCTTCTCAGAGCCAAGCACCAACACCATCCAAGAGAAAATGGAGACACTAGGGGTCGagattagaacaaaaataaacagtatcaCACTAAACTCAAACTTTTGTTTTCCAGCCAACAAATCAACTTAAGAAACATCTTAATTCAGCCTTAAGGTTTAAATGGTTATAACTGAATATAACCAATTCAAAAGACAGAAATACTGCATCTGCCATACAAGGTTTTTCCCCAGTAAAATCTCATATTTACCTAGGATATCACACAAAGACATTCAAGTTCAAGAATGCCTAACATTGAGAGCAAATTATTCTAACTGAACTTTCCTTCAATCTGGATGGGAGAGGCAGTTTGTAGGGAAAGGAGATCTATTCATGTTTCCctaaacaacttttttaaaaagtctaaattCTAAAGGAGTAACTAGGGAAACTCCATTCATACATAGATCAACTTTGGAGTGGTTCTTTTCTCTCAACACACCCTTCCTTTCATTTGTTCAAATCAGAGAATAGATAaagggacaggaggggcagagaattcTAAGATGAAGGATGTAGTGTTGATCCCTTGGAGCAGGGTTTGGATAAATATGTATTCACGAGGGTTGTTTTGAAGGTAGGACTATAGGCACCACACTTAAGGCAAGAACTGaatgaacaaagtaaaacaaTTCAACAATTCGTTGGAAATGTATGAAAAGACTTTTCAACTTTGTAGTCAACTTTTGATCACCCAGACCACAGctcagtccaaaaaaaaaaaaaaaaaaaaaaaagtcttgtttttAAACTGCAATTTAATCTTAATTCCAGTGACAACGGGGAATGTGCAGAGAAAGCAGTTACCTCCTCTGAACACATACTCTTTTTGGAATCTCCTCTATTATTTGAATAAGAGGTCTTAGAGAAGAATTCTGTGGGATTAAGCTCACATCTGGTTGGCAGACCTCGTGTTGGATATGATTATGGCCACACAACTAAATCTCAAATCCACATACTGTTCCTATTTAACTGACATATATGAACTAACTAATTTATAGAAAATGTGCAGCAAATTATTTCTTCCACCTCCCCCAAGCCTCAAGAATGCACCAGCAATAGGTGTTACtgaacagcaccccccccccccaaatttgcATTCCTAGACACTCTCCAATTATCTCAAGCAGTTATCAGTTATTTTAGTTATGGAAATACGTGCCCTGGAAATAAGTACAGTGTGGGGAcggtgagagagaagggggtacTTTAACCAGATTAACTTgacctctctgtacctcaatttcccccaccagaaaaataaagggattaaCACAGAGACTATGTAAATTCCCTCAGTAACAATAATCCAGGACCACTAATTATCAAGGGCACAATTTGTGTGCAAGAGGAAACCTGATTCTTAAGCGTCAGGTCATTAAATATTAGAGTATAAAATGCCCAAAAAACCCAGTTACACTTCAATAGGACCATACATAGCACATTGTGACAGTGGAGACCGTCTTTGAAAACACGCCTGCAGCCAAACCACCAAACCGAGTTAAAGCACGCAGAAGGACCCCGCGAAGTtcccggggcggggtgggggcgggggcagcaaAAGGCGCGTGTATCTGGAGAGGAGTTCGAGGAAGAGCTTGGAGTCCGAGCACAGCCTTGCATTCCTGGGGCTTCGGAGCTTCCAGTACGTCTGAAAGTCTCTCGTGTGGAACCACAAGACCTCTCAAGCCACCACCTGCGGCCACACAgttgtgggagggagaggagaaaaggaggcagagcgGGAAAAACCTCGCTCGAGGCGCGCCCCAAAACCGGTGGTGCGAAAGTGGACTTCGAACATCGACAAAGAAacggggaaagagaaggaaggaggactCCGCCTTTCCCACCCGGCTCTGCTCCTttcaataaaaaaggaagggCCGCCGCcgtccctccccccgcccccccccaccgcctttcACCCTAGGATGCGGAGCACCGACTGAGACCGCACCCTCAAAGTCCGGCTCTGAATCGCGAGCTGAGTCTTGCACCCCACCAGGCGCTGCTCCTGCCCGGCTCTGAATTTGGGGCGGGAGCGCACCCTCGGTCCTTCGCTCGTCCCGAGCCGCGGGGCACCGGGTTCTCCACTCGCCCGCCCTAACCTTCCTCTTCCTCGCGTCCGCGCCTCCTCGGTTCGCCGCCCCCGGTCTTCTAACCTCGGAGCATTTAATACTTCCACCCACCACGACAAGGGGGCCTTGTGAAAACTTTGTGTGTGTGGCTAGGGCTTTTGTCCACATCCTGGGCAGGGCCAGGTCAGCCGGGTGGGTGCCTGGGGGTGTCCCGGCTCTCACGATGGGGAAGCCACCACGGAAATCCCAGCCTTTCATTTCTGATCCGCTTCTACGGCCGTGTGACAGCGCGCTTCGGGGAACAATTCCCATGCCCTGGTCGCCCCTCGGCGAGGGGGAGTCAGGAGGAAACCCCCGCACTCGGTGCCTCTCTCGACTGTCACGAGAGAAAAGGTGTGCACGCCGAGAGGGAGGCAGCCGAGAAATACCGTGCCTGAAAGAAACCCTTtaaagggaaaagagggaaggggTCCTTTCTCTCCCACATCTCCGGAACCCGGGCGCGATGAGGCGATACACTGTTGCATCACGTAGTAGCCCAGCCTCTTGTCTCCTAGCCCTCCCCTCAGCTCCAGACGCGCGCCCAATCTCACGCACACACCCACAGCCGCCACCATCCGGAGCCCCCGCCTGGGCCCCGGtattcccccccctcccccggcaccCGCCTGAAAGCGGGGACCACCCAGTGCCGCGAGAGCCGCGGGCAAGGGTGGTGAGGCCCCAGCACTCACAGACGGTCTCCCCACGGCCACGGCCATCGCGGCTGCGGCTCCGACTCCAGCTGCGCCCGGGTGCTCTCCGCCAACACTGGCTGCTGCTCCCgctcgggctcgggctccggctccggctcgcCTCCCCCGCGCCTCCCTCGCGGCTGCGCTCTGCCAGCACCCGGCTCCCGCTCGAAGCCAGCGGCATCTGCTCCCCCCACGCCGCCGCCCCTCCGGCTTTATTAGAGCAACATGGCCACCCGCCTGGAAGGGACCATTTGCTTCCCCGGGAAGGGGTGTGAGTCTGCGCGCCCGGGCTGAGGccgtgggaggggggatggcgtGCGGGCCTCCAGCCGGGGTCAGCGGGCTCAGGCCGCAGGACTCGCCCTCAGCGAAGGTAGCCGTGGGCCCCGAAACGACCCTCTCCAGTGCCACCGAGACTCCCGCAGCCTGTACTCTGGCCGCCACCCCCCCGCTCCACCACGTGCTGGAGTCCGAGTAAAATCCTGGGCGCGGAGGTCCTAGCCTCGGGTTCCGCCACGCGCTTCACCAAGCAGGAGAGGCTGCGGAGAAGGTGAAGGGACACTGGGGCTAGACGGGTCTGCGGGGACAGCATCTCGCGGCCAGTTAGCCCAGGGCAAGCACGCTCCACCCGGAGGAACCGGCTTGGAAGGGCTGTGGGCCaaccggggagagagagcggtGGGCGACCGAGGTGGGGCTGGGCAGACCCCCACGAGGAAGCGTTGCCCCTCCACAATTCTTTTCATAAGGGAGAGACTAAAAGGCTGGAAGCTGTCCCTAAAGCGCGCGGCTGGGTAGGGGATCACATGGAGAGGAAGAGGCCATAGTAGTTGCGGCTGCGGACGACCCAACCACCGCCggctggagaggaagaaaaggacgCCCCCGCTGGAGAATTCACGCAGCTGTTGGCAGCCCCAGAGCGTGGGGCCAAGGCCTTCCCCGGGTGCAGCGAGAGCTCGTTGGTCACCCGTGGGGGCTCAGCCGACCTTATTTGATTGCTGGAGACAGACCCGACGACGCGGAGGCGCGCGGGCGGGAGTGCGGCTGGGGAGGGGCGCGGCGACAGCGCCGGGCGGGTGACCGTGAAGTCGGCGCGACTCCGGCCGCGTGGGGCTGGAGAACTCCTCCGCTGTGGGGAAGGACTTGCGCAGCAGATGTTGGGGCGTTACTGCGTGTCTGTGTGGCGGACGGCATGGCAGGGTTCTGGCGCGTGCTGGGTGGCGAGGTGTGCTAGAGCTGCTGTAGGTGACCGCGGCCCCTCGTGGAGCGGGAGGGGCGGACCTCGAGGACGAGGTGATTGGGCATAGCAACCTGTCCGCGGCTGGATTGGAGAGCGGGGAAAGTGTGGTGCGGAGGTGAAGGGTGGTGATCAGCCCACGCGATCGCGCCCTCAGGGAAAGCCTGGGCCTATTGAATTAGGTGAAAGACCAACCGCCTGTTTAGACTGAGGCGCCTCAGAGTCTGACCTCAGCGCCCAGGTTTGTCGCGGctttgtgtctgcctctgtccacccgcacccacccacccacccaccgtgGGCCGCAGGATTAGAACGCGCCGCCTTTGGCTAAGGATGAGTGGGCTCCGGGCGTGGGTCCAGCCGCTGTGAAGCAGACGCTGGGTTGCCCCGGGAAGGGTTGAGGGGCTGGGTGCTGAATTCCACCCGCAGGGCTGAGAGTACCGATGAAAGGAAGACGAGGATCTCCGGATGGAGACCTGTTGTGCGTGTGGGCGGGCCCAGACTAGCAGGGAACGAACCTAGTCAGTTTTGACCAGTATCTGCCCCCTTGACTTCAAATCTTTTGAAGAAATGGACCAACATTTATGCCAGGCATACAGTAGTCACTAGGTGTTGAATTCAGATGACCGTGTGGATGGGTGACGtgcaaagggaaggggaaaagagaaatacTTTGATCTGCTCTCTGTATATagccattttttccttctcccttagGATTAGACAGTGGCACTGCCCACGGACCAAAGGTCTCACGTAAACCCTGTAAAAAAAACATCGCTCTTCACCTTGCCAACCAGATGTAAGGGCAGTTGGAAACCAGCTCTCCATTTTGTGTTCTGTTGACCAGGCCAGATAGCAGGatttaattaattgtttttatttttatttacttcttcgGTTCGTGTTTATGTTGAAAATCTCAGATTAGGTGGTAAAACAGATTAGGTAAGACTATGAACTCGCTACTTGGTGGGTGGGTTAGTTTATTCTCATCACAAAAGCTTAAAGTCACTTATTCCAACAGCTCAACTGTTGGAAGAAAGCCTTTTAGGACAAAA includes:
- the LOC122478766 gene encoding mitochondrial import receptor subunit TOM5 homolog, with the translated sequence MAAESWGSKAEMFLIEGLVPKLDSEEVKGKMLEDVISSMWNFLSYVALLQVTSFSLKKLESM